In the genome of Bremerella sp. P1, the window TCACCGCTGGTACCTCTGCCGAACCAAAGTGGAGCAGTGTTTTCTGGGTTCAGAGGATTACACGGAGTCGACGCGACGAGTAGGCTATCGACGTAGAGGCATAGCGCATTGCCATCGACAGTTACGACGACATGATGCCAGCTTTGAATTGGAAGTGGAGCGTCACCTGAGACAGTCACGAGACGGCCTTGGTTGTCTCGAATGGTTGCTTTCAGGAAACTGTTTTCGTTAATCCCAAGCGTGAAATTGCCCTCATCAGACTGAAGATCACTAACGGCAACGGCGGAAGGGGTTTCGGCATGGAGATATAGATAGGTCGCGAGGGTGAGTTGGCCAGTTTCTAGTGGAGGCGGACTATCAACGCGACCGCCTCTTCCGGTTGAATTTGCCAGCACCCGTAACGATCCACCAGCGAACACACCGCTTGCGTGCGGCGGACGGACTCCCTTGCCGGTCAAAACGACCCCGGAATACTCCGGAGGTATGGAAGCAAGACCCTGGTCACGGATTGCCATCCGATAATAGGCGACCGGCGATAATTGTTTGATGGTTCTGGGGTACTTTCGTTTCGCTTCCTCGAAAGTTCGAATAAACCGATTCTTAGCCAACTCAATCGGCACCGGATTCGGTGAAACCTCTCTGATCTTTACCGCTTGAGACGTTCGCAGGTCAATGGCTTCGGCTGGTTTTTCATTCCCTCTCAATCTTGGCTGCACGCGAACGAGTCCCTCGAAGACGTGCACTTCGCTTGCGCCACCATTGACGTCAACAGAAAACTCGGTTCCGAAATCGATGATTTCCGCCTCAGGCGTCTCGACCGTGAAACCAACACCTTCCGGCGGTACGGACGCAGATATCCGTCCGTCGTAGAGTACCAGACGCTCTTTGCTTGCCGCCTTCCAACGGGCAGGGGCCTCGATGTAAACCATCACTCCGCCTCCAAACCGCAAGTGCATTAACCCGCGTTCCAGTACATAGTCGCCTGTCAAAAGGTGACTGCTGCTCCACGGTTTTCCGTCGAGCATCAGAACGGAATCGACTTCGCTGACCAGCGTTGCCACGGGAACAACTCCGTCGTTGAGCGACAGGGAGTTCCAGACAAGAGCGATCACGAGGAAGGTTGCGGCTAAGGCCGATAGTCCAACTACAGTCCGATAAAGATTCTGGCGCTGAGATGTGTCTTTTGTTACGTAGGAAGGGTCATCGGAGACCGAAGCCACGATTTGTTCCGCCTCTTTGAGTTCTTCGTCGCTCAATGCGGCTAAGTCACCCAGGGCCGAGTCGATGTTCAGATAGTCGATAAACTCCTGCCGTAAATCCGGGTCGTCGCGCAAGGCAGTTTCTAACGTAGCGATCTCCTCTGGCGAAATCTCACCAGATACATACCTAGAAAATATCTGACGAGGTGTTGGTATGTCACTCATAGAAGTCCCTCCGCCTGAAGAACTCGGTGGGTGCATTCCATAAGGCGTACGCGCATTCGGTGGAGCCACTGGTAGAACGCGTTGACCGTTCGTCCGCTTTGCTTAGCAACTTGGACGATACCAACATCAGGGGCGTAGGCTGCCAGTACTAGTTTCCGTTGGTCTTGCGGAAGCTTTTCAAGACAGCCCTCAAGTGCTTCTCTCTGAGCCGACAATCTGGATTCGTCACGAGTCGATTCGTGAGCGATCGTCTGGAGAACATCGTCGGAGAGCACTAAACGATCACGCGATTTGTCACGAAGCCAAGCGAGAGTCTCGTAACGAGCAACGCCAAAGGCCCACTTACGGAAACTGTTTGGGTCGTCCAATTCGCCAAACTTCCTCCACAACACAAGCGAAACGCCCTGCATCACGTCCGCAGCATCGTCCCTGGTGGGGACCAAACGACGGACGTAGGCACGTACCGCCGGCTCATTGGCCGTGAATAGCCTTAGAAACAGCTCGTTTTGTGTCTGGTCGTTCGGGGGCATGCTAATTACACTCCGCCAGTTCTTTTCTTTTTACGAAGAAAAGTGAAAGCTTCAGAAAAGATTCGTCTCGACTTGATGCAGATCTAATCGCTTGGTTGTTTGTAGAAGCAACTATAGAGTTCGACGCACTTTAGGCGCCCAAACCGCGTAATGTGCGTCTGGTCTTTGCTTTTCGGCGGTAGATGCAATTAGACGGGCTGCAATCAGGGAGGGGTCGTACTGCCCGGACAGCGGGAGCATAGCGGTAGTCCCCTCGCTTTGGCTTGGTCCAGCGTCATTTTGGTCATGGTCTCCAATACCTTCGGATCCGTTGATAGTCGCCGGCACCCTTCCAAGTGAACTCGATTCTTTCCGCCGTAGAAGACAATCGTATTACCAGGGAGCTCCGTTTCTTCTGACTTGTCTGTGGTCTTTGGTGGCGGGAGGTAGTCGGCGAAAGCACTTCCACCATTATCCTTGATCGAGCGCACACAGGCCGCACGCATTTCCTGGAGTTTGAGTGTGAACTCCTCTTTGACCGCCAGATTATCCAACTCTTCCGGGTCTTTTTGCAGA includes:
- a CDS encoding LamG-like jellyroll fold domain-containing protein, with translation MSDIPTPRQIFSRYVSGEISPEEIATLETALRDDPDLRQEFIDYLNIDSALGDLAALSDEELKEAEQIVASVSDDPSYVTKDTSQRQNLYRTVVGLSALAATFLVIALVWNSLSLNDGVVPVATLVSEVDSVLMLDGKPWSSSHLLTGDYVLERGLMHLRFGGGVMVYIEAPARWKAASKERLVLYDGRISASVPPEGVGFTVETPEAEIIDFGTEFSVDVNGGASEVHVFEGLVRVQPRLRGNEKPAEAIDLRTSQAVKIREVSPNPVPIELAKNRFIRTFEEAKRKYPRTIKQLSPVAYYRMAIRDQGLASIPPEYSGVVLTGKGVRPPHASGVFAGGSLRVLANSTGRGGRVDSPPPLETGQLTLATYLYLHAETPSAVAVSDLQSDEGNFTLGINENSFLKATIRDNQGRLVTVSGDAPLPIQSWHHVVVTVDGNALCLYVDSLLVASTPCNPLNPENTAPLWFGRGTSGDALWNGRIDEVVIFDNALSEDEITVLYQAGLEEINGSP
- a CDS encoding sigma-70 family RNA polymerase sigma factor, with amino-acid sequence MPPNDQTQNELFLRLFTANEPAVRAYVRRLVPTRDDAADVMQGVSLVLWRKFGELDDPNSFRKWAFGVARYETLAWLRDKSRDRLVLSDDVLQTIAHESTRDESRLSAQREALEGCLEKLPQDQRKLVLAAYAPDVGIVQVAKQSGRTVNAFYQWLHRMRVRLMECTHRVLQAEGLL